From one Lotus japonicus ecotype B-129 chromosome 3, LjGifu_v1.2 genomic stretch:
- the LOC130742418 gene encoding cyanidin 3-O-galactoside 2''-O-xylosyltransferase FGGT1-like codes for MDSAPMHIAMFPWFAMGHLTPFLHLSNKLARRGHRISFLIPKRTQAKLEHLNLHPQLITFVPITVPHVDGLPHDAETTSDVPFSLFSNLATALDLTEKDIEPLLMDLKPQIVFFDFQYWLPNMARSLGIKSVQYFIVNPATSAYFGTPRPSQGSEITEVDCMKPPLGFPDDPPLKFYAHEIRFIASFAKVVFGSGIFFPDRFGMGTRFADLMAFKGCREIEGPYVDYLESVYKKPVLLSGPLLPEPSTSTLEEKWVSWLGKFKAGSVVFCAYGSEGPLQQNQFQELLLGLELSGFPFLAALKPPTGFESIEEALPEGFLERVHGRGIAYGGWIQQQLILEHPSVGCFITHCGGASITEALVNTCQMVLLPRLGSDHVTNARVMSAKLRVGVEVEKGEEDGLFTKESVCKAVKTVMDDESELGKEVRANHTKLRNLLLSENLESSCVDTFCQRLQKLL; via the coding sequence ATGGATTCAGCTCCTATGCACATAGCAATGTTTCCATGGTTTGCCATGGGTCACCTAACCCCATTTCTGCACCTCTCTAACAAATTAGCACGGAGAGGACACAGAATCTCCTTCTTAATCCCCAAAAGAACACAAGCCAAATTAGAACATCTCAACCTGCACCCACAACTCATTACCTTTGTCCCCATCACTGTTCCTCATGTTGATGGTCTTCCTCATGATGCTGAAACAACTTCAGATGTTCCCTTCTCCTTATTCTCAAATCTTGCCACAGCTTTGGATTTGACAGAGAAGGACATTGAACCTCTCCTGATGGACCTGAAGCCACAAattgttttctttgattttcaATATTGGCTACCCAACATGGCTAGGAGCCTTGGCATCAAGAGTGTCCAATACTTTATAGTTAATCCAGCAACATCAGCTTACTTTGGAACCCCAAGACCGAGCCAAGGAAGTGAAATTACTGAAGTCGATTGCATGAAACCGCCACTGGGGTTTCCTGATGATCCACCATTAAAGTTTTATGCACATGAAATTCGATTCATAGCTTCCTTCGCGAAAGTGGTATTTGGAAGTGGAATTTTCTTTCCTGATCGCTTTGGCATGGGTACACGTTTCGCAGATTTAATGGCTTTCAAAGGTTGCAGAGAAATTGAGGGGCCTTATGTGGATTATCTTGAATCTGTATATAAGAAGCCTGTTCTGCTTTCAGGGCCTCTTTTACCAGAGCCATCAACCTCTACTTTAGAGGAAAAATGGGTTTCATGGCTTGGGAAATTCAAGGCTGGTTCTGTGGTTTTCTGTGCATATGGAAGTGAAGGTCCATTGCAGCAAAATCAGTTCCAAGAGTTGTTGCTTGGACTTGAGCTATCAGGTTTTCCATTTCTTGCAGCACTTAAGCCACCTACTGGATTTGAATCTATTGAAGAAGCTCTTCCTGAAGGCTTCTTAGAAAGGGTTCATGGAAGAGGGATTGCATATGGAGGTTGGATTCAGCAGCAACTGATTTTAGAGCACCCTTCTGTTGGTTGCTTCATAACACACTGTGGAGGAGCTTCTATAACTGAGGCACTTGTCAACACCTGTCAAATGGTGCTGCTGCCGCGACTTGGTTCTGATCATGTCACGAACGCACGGGTGATGAGTGCGAAGTTAAGGGTTGGGGTTGAAGTGGAGAAAGGTGAAGAAGACGGCTTGTTCACAAAAGAAAGTGTGTGCAAAGCTGTGAAAACTGTGATGGATGATGAGAGTGAGCTCGGAAAAGAAGTGAGAGCAAATCATACCAAATTGAGGAACTTGTTACTGAGCGAAAACTTAGAGTCCTCATGTGTTGATACTTTCTGTCAAAGGCTTCAAAAATTGTTGTAA
- the LOC130742419 gene encoding uncharacterized protein LOC130742419, producing MFPVDEPGKAYAINLVLIDSQGVKIEACIKKNYLNHEFKIFFNLRTRVVPESSDVIPTIGLSLKNSADIEATLEESDFLIGKLTPSISMKDFFFWYDDDDYELRFMCFILICGVLHCVVIGMPIEFISYVSYDIEGC from the exons ATGTTTCCTGTTGATGAACCTGGCAAAGCATATGCTATTAATCTTGTCTTGATCGATTCACag GGTGTCAAAATTGAGGCTTGTATTAAGAAGAACTATCTCA ATCATGAGTTCAagattttcttcaatttgaggACACGGGTTGTGCCTGAATCTTCAGATGTTATTCCAACGATTGGGTTATCCTTGAAAAACTCTGCTGACATTGAAGCTACTCTTGAAGAATCAGATTTTCTCATAGGTAAGTTAACTCCTTCCATTTCAatgaaggatttttttttttggtatgatgatgatgattatgaGTTAAGGTTTATGTGTTTTATACTTATCTGTGGTGTATTACATTGTGTTGTAATTGGAATGCCAATTGAATTTATATCTTATGTAAGCTATGATATTGAGGGATGCTAG
- the LOC130742423 gene encoding cyanidin 3-O-galactoside 2''-O-xylosyltransferase FGGT1-like translates to MQIVPDKTSMDSPPLHIAMFPLFAMGHLTPFLHLSNKLANRGHRISFFIPKRTQSKLEQFNLYPNLITFHPINVPHVNGLPNGAETTSDVSFSLAPLIMTAMDHTEKDIELLLTQLNPQIVFFDFTHWLPNLTRRLGIKSFQYSIINPATVSYVRSPARLRQCSDIAEAELHLMQPPPGYPVSSIKLHAHEAKFLASKITWEFGSGVLFYDRLNNGLTLADAIGFKGCREIEGPFVDYLGEQFGKPVLLSGPVIPEPSNTVLEKKWAEWLGGFKHGSVVFCALGSEWRLPQDQFQELLLGLELTDLPFLAVLKPPVGCETVEIALPEGFRERVQGRGVVESGWIQQQLILQHPSVGCFVTHCGAGSLTEALMSKCQIVLLPQLDADHIVNARMMGGNLKVGVEVEKGEEDGLFKKESVCEAVKIVMDDESEVGREVRENHSKVKNLLLSYNLESDSIDCFCKKLQDLLK, encoded by the coding sequence ATGCAAATAGTTCCAGACAAGACATCCATGGATTCACCTCCTCTGCACATAGCCATGTTTCCATTGTTTGCCATGGGCCACCTTACCCCATTTCTCCATCTCTCCAACAAATTAGCAAACAGAGGCCACAGAATTTCCTTCTTCATCCCCAAAAGAACACAATCCAAGTTAGAGCAATTCAACCTCTACCCAAACCTCATCACCTTTCACCCCATCAATGTCCCTCATGTTAATGGCCTTCCCAATGGTGCTGAAACCACTTCAGATGTGTCCTTCTCTCTAGCTCCACTCATCATGACAGCAATGGATCACACTGAAAAAGACATTGAGCTTCTCCTCACTCAGCTAAATCCTCAAATCGTTTTCTTTGATTTCACCCATTGGCTTCCCAATTTGACTCGCAGATTGGGCATCAAATCTTTTCAATACTCCATTATTAACCCTGCTACAGTTTCTTATGTGAGATCCCCAGCAAGGTTGCGCCAATGCAGTGACATTGCAGAAGCAGAGCTTCACCTCATGCAACCCCCACCTGGGTACCCTGTTTCTTCCATCAAGCTCCATGCCCATGAAGCAAAGTTTCTAGCTTCAAAGATAACCTGGGAGTTCGGTAGTGGGGTTCTTTTCTATGATCGCCTTAACAATGGTTTAACGCTTGCAGATGCAATTGGATTCAAGGGTTGCAGAGAAATTGAAGGGCCTTTTGTTGATTACCTTGGAGAGCAATTTGGGAAGCCTGTTCTGCTTTCAGGACCTGTCATACCTGAGCCATCCAACACTGTTTTGGAGAAAAAATGGGCTGAATGGCTTGGAGGATTCAAGCATGGTTCAGTAGTTTTCTGTGCATTGGGAAGTGAATGGAGGTTACCACAAGATCAATTTCAAGAACTGTTGTTGGGTCTTGAGCTAACAGATCTGCCATTTTTGGCAGTTTTGAAACCTCCTGTTGGGTGTGAAACAGTTGAAATTGCTCTGCCAGAAGGGTTTAGAGAGAGGGTTCAAGGGAGAGGGGTTGTGGAGAGTGGGTGGATTCAGCAGCAGCTGATTTTGCAACACCCTTCTGTGGGTTGCTTTGTGACACATTGTGGGGCTGGTTCATTGACAGAGGCACTGATGAGTAAGTGTCAGATAGTGTTGTTGCCACAGCTTGATGCTGATCACATTGTTAATGCAAGGATGATGGGTGGAAACTTGAAGGTTGGGGTTGAAGTGGAGAAgggtgaagaagatgggttgttcaaaaaggaaagtgtttgtGAAGCTGTGAAAATTGTGATGGATGATGAGAGTGAGGTTGGCAGAGAAGTAAGGGAAAATCATAGCAAAGTGAAGAACCTTTTACTCAGCTACAATTTGGAGTCAGACTCTATTGATTGTTTCTGCAAGAAGCTACAAGATTTACTAAAGTGA